Proteins encoded together in one Ogataea parapolymorpha DL-1 chromosome III, whole genome shotgun sequence window:
- a CDS encoding Conserved hypothetical membrane protein, translating to MLQSESLELARRYWTYSNDGSRYAFFAFLAAIIVIFLIFTCMLNVRRIRRGRTPIISQYLAPPSYYQSQHQSPDGNSVPLPTYTPQPNPNQDIGYYDINGNFIPYSKASGPGGPNGPVGPNGQSGVNGGSQTAPNPFDQQGTGQTSSPYAQPPATEPISSPQQVYSRPTDTETYPAYTSHSSGANAPANYTPPPGPPPTHKKDY from the coding sequence ATGTTACAATCGGAGTCTTTAGAGCTGGCGAGAAGATACTGGACGTACAGCAACGATGGGTCCAGATATGCgttttttgcttttctGGCTGCTATAATTGTCATCTTTCTTATCTTCACTTGTATGCTTAATGTCCGCAGAATTAGACGGGGAAGAACTCCTATAATTTCGCAATATCTGGCACCTCCAAGCTACTATCAGTCACAGCATCAAAGTCCGGATGGCAACAGCGTGCCGTTGCCGACTTACACACCACAGCCAAATCCTAACCAGGACATCGGGTATTACGACATTAACGGAAACTTTATTCCGTACTCGAAAGCCAGTGGTCCTGGCGGACCCAACGGGCCTGTTGGGCCCAATGGGCAAAGTGGAGTGAATGGAGGCAGCCAGACGGCTCCAAATCCCTTCGACCAGCAAGGAACAGGCCAAACCAGCTCGCCATATGCTCAGCCTCCCGCCACCGAGCCAATAAGCTCGCCACAGCAGGTGTACTCTCGCCCAACCGATACCGAGACATATCCTGCGTATACTTCGCATTCTTCCGGCGCGAATGCCCCGGCAAACTACACTCCTCCGCCAGGGCCACCTCCGACTCATAAAAAGGACTACTAG
- a CDS encoding Phosphoglycerate mutase, translated as MPGTLILIRHGQSLWNKDDRFCGWVDIKLSETGREQARHSAKLILESGYVQPDICFTSRLSRAIESANIILEEMNCQYIDEVKSWRLNERHYGKLQGEPKSHILELYGKERYQFWRRAFKGCPPAVDPGDKYYCIDDRRYAKVAKDELPRAESLQMVTKRLLPFYNKHVVPHLEADETVLMVTHGSIVRALVKHLYAIDDEAISSVNIPNGIPMVIKFNSAMAPETDHFEFLDPERARIEAEKIARQGFEKSK; from the coding sequence ATGCCAGGAACACTGATTTTGATCAGACATGGCCAATCGCTGTGGAACAAGGATGATCGATTTTGTGGGTGGGTGGACATCAAGCTTAGCGAAACGGGAAGAGAGCAAGCTCGTCATTCGGCTAAGCTGATCTTAGAATCCGGATACGTGCAACCCGACATCTGTTTCACTTCGAGACTGTCGAGGGCCATAGAGAGCGCTAATATCATACTGGAGGAGATGAACTGCCAGTATATCGACGAGGTCAAGTCCTGGAGATTGAACGAGCGGCATTACGGCAAGCTCCAGGGCGAGCCCAAAAGCCACATTTTGGAGCTGTATGGCAAGGAAAGGTACCAATTCTGGCGACGCGCCTTTAAAGGGTGTCCTCCAGCCGTGGATCCGGGCGACAAGTACTACTGCATCGACGACAGGCGATACGCAAAGGTGGCAAAGGACGAACTGCCCCGTGCCGAGTCGTTGCAGATGGTGACCAAACGACTGCTTCCCTTCTACAATAAGCACGTGGTGCCGCATCTGGAGGCCGACGAGACGGTTCTCATGGTGACACACGGGTCCATCGTGCGGGCTCTGGTCAAACATCTATATGCTATTGATGACGAGGCGATTAGCTCTGTGAACATTCCAAATGGTATCCCCATGGtgatcaagttcaactCGGCCATGGCACCAGAGACAGACCATTTTGAATTTCTCGACCCGGAAAGGGCACGCATCGAGGCGGAAAAGATCGCCAGACAGGGATTCGAAAAGAGTAAATaa